From a region of the Roseivirga sp. 4D4 genome:
- a CDS encoding response regulator transcription factor, whose protein sequence is MTNKQSPKVLVVDDDLDILELLKYNLKKEGYEVEIAEDGMKAVSIAKKFVPDLILLDIMMPEQDGVETCRQIREIPEMSDAHVTFLTARTEEYSEVAAFEAGADDYITKPIKPRALMSRISALFRKESKNKKKPQIVAGNLTIDRSSYTVSANGDQFTLPKKEFELLYFLAQNPNKVFSRDELLQNIWGTDVYVLARTVDVHIRKVREKIGDGYISTVKGVGYKFEVA, encoded by the coding sequence ATGACAAACAAGCAAAGCCCTAAAGTACTCGTTGTAGATGATGACCTTGACATCCTTGAACTCTTAAAGTACAACCTTAAGAAAGAAGGTTATGAGGTCGAAATTGCAGAAGACGGTATGAAGGCCGTTTCTATTGCCAAGAAATTCGTTCCGGACCTTATCCTCCTAGATATTATGATGCCCGAACAGGATGGCGTTGAAACTTGCCGTCAGATCAGGGAAATTCCAGAAATGTCAGATGCACACGTCACTTTTTTGACAGCAAGGACAGAGGAGTACTCTGAAGTAGCAGCTTTTGAGGCAGGCGCTGATGACTACATTACAAAACCCATCAAACCGAGGGCTTTAATGAGTCGCATTAGTGCGCTATTTAGGAAAGAAAGTAAGAATAAAAAGAAGCCCCAGATTGTTGCAGGTAATCTAACGATTGATCGATCGAGCTATACGGTGAGCGCTAACGGAGATCAATTTACATTGCCTAAGAAAGAGTTTGAGTTACTTTATTTCTTAGCGCAGAACCCAAATAAAGTCTTTAGTCGAGACGAATTGCTTCAGAATATTTGGGGGACCGATGTCTATGTACTGGCCAGAACCGTTGATGTACATATTAGAAAGGTACGTGAGAAAATAGGTGACGGATATATTTCAACCGTCAAGGGCGTAGGGTATAAGTTCGAAGTAGCTTAG
- the rpsI gene encoding 30S ribosomal protein S9: MDVTNTIGRRKTSVARLYMQPGNGDINVNGKTVKDYFNSDVLEIIVKQPLVKVEQATNFDIKVNVDGGGPKGQAEAIRLAISRALCEVDAEHRPALKSEGFLTRDPRMVERKKPGRRKARRSFQFSKR; encoded by the coding sequence ATGGACGTAACAAATACAATCGGAAGAAGAAAGACATCTGTAGCCAGACTTTACATGCAGCCAGGTAATGGTGACATTAATGTAAATGGCAAAACTGTTAAAGATTACTTTAACTCTGATGTTTTAGAAATTATTGTGAAGCAGCCTTTAGTGAAAGTTGAGCAGGCTACAAACTTTGATATCAAAGTAAATGTAGATGGTGGTGGACCAAAAGGTCAGGCTGAAGCGATTAGACTAGCTATTTCAAGAGCACTTTGCGAAGTGGATGCTGAGCACAGACCTGCATTGAAAAGCGAAGGTTTCCTTACTCGTGACCCTAGAATGGTTGAGCGTAAGAAGCCAGGAAGAAGAAAAGCGAGAAGATCATTCCAGTTCTCGAAACGTTAA
- a CDS encoding aminopeptidase: MKKILKRVGLVLLVLIISAVIWQFELVNYGLMQLRGQLRVINQSIPLEEYLQDTTITADQREKVQVVLEAKAFAFEKLGINYSENYSTIFDQQGQPSMFVITACEPFAFRPRLWNFPIVGKFPYKGFFDREKAVDEARRIREEEGMEVGLRTAGGWSTLGWFKDPVLSNMLNRSEGDLASLIIHELTHGTLFVKDSVTFNENLASFIGDRGAIMFLEEKYGEGSQEVSDFIDKNADEEAFKSYMLGAAQRLDSLYQTLTDLDLEKKVSLKAALIDDIKVNFDTVDFKSQRYVGYFDNFTPNNTFFMSLLRYNSQQDILALTLEQKFDGDLLAYLEYLKAQYPSL; the protein is encoded by the coding sequence GTGAAGAAAATACTAAAAAGAGTAGGTTTAGTACTGTTGGTATTGATCATTTCAGCTGTGATTTGGCAGTTCGAATTGGTGAACTATGGACTCATGCAATTACGAGGTCAATTAAGAGTAATCAATCAGTCAATTCCTTTGGAAGAATACCTTCAGGATACAACAATCACTGCAGATCAGAGAGAGAAGGTACAGGTGGTTTTGGAGGCTAAGGCTTTCGCTTTTGAAAAGCTAGGAATAAACTATTCAGAGAATTATTCGACCATATTCGATCAGCAGGGTCAGCCTTCCATGTTTGTGATTACTGCTTGTGAGCCCTTTGCTTTTCGGCCAAGGCTCTGGAACTTCCCAATAGTGGGTAAGTTCCCCTATAAGGGTTTCTTTGATAGAGAAAAAGCGGTTGACGAAGCCAGAAGAATTCGTGAAGAAGAGGGTATGGAAGTGGGTTTAAGAACTGCCGGTGGCTGGTCAACATTGGGCTGGTTCAAAGACCCTGTCTTGTCCAACATGCTCAACAGGTCAGAGGGTGACTTAGCGAGTTTGATCATTCATGAACTAACCCATGGAACCCTATTTGTAAAAGATTCGGTAACCTTTAATGAAAACCTGGCCTCTTTTATTGGAGATAGGGGAGCAATAATGTTTTTAGAAGAAAAGTATGGTGAGGGGAGCCAAGAGGTAAGCGATTTTATTGATAAGAATGCAGACGAAGAAGCTTTCAAGAGTTATATGCTTGGAGCAGCTCAACGCCTGGATTCTTTGTATCAAACACTGACAGATTTGGACTTAGAAAAAAAGGTGTCTCTTAAAGCGGCTTTGATTGACGATATCAAAGTCAATTTTGATACTGTTGACTTTAAATCACAGCGTTATGTCGGCTATTTTGATAATTTTACACCAAATAATACTTTCTTTATGTCGTTGCTGAGATACAATTCTCAGCAGGACATTTTAGCACTCACATTAGAGCAAAAATTTGACGGAGATCTTCTCGCATATTTGGAATACCTTAAAGCGCAATACCCCTCTCTTTGA
- a CDS encoding RluA family pseudouridine synthase yields the protein MKINFESLIIYEDDNFMVVNKPPFMASLEDRNDPVNLQKLAKQYDENLSACHRLDKETSGCILLAKNKEAYRHASLQFEHRSIKKVYHAFVHGVHEFKAELINLPIYALSKGTTKIDYAVGKPAKTTVSTLELYKFHSLVECIPETGRMHQIRIHLSQSKAPLINDQMYGGDPLFLSQIKRKFKLKKDTEELPLIKRFALHAHELVFDNFKENITVQAPYPKDMAVLRKQLMANKR from the coding sequence ATGAAAATCAATTTCGAATCATTAATCATTTATGAGGATGACAACTTTATGGTTGTCAATAAACCTCCGTTTATGGCTTCGCTAGAAGACCGTAACGATCCGGTAAATTTGCAGAAGCTGGCAAAGCAGTACGATGAAAATCTTTCGGCATGCCATCGACTTGACAAAGAGACCTCTGGGTGTATTCTTTTGGCAAAAAATAAGGAGGCCTATCGTCATGCTTCATTACAGTTTGAGCATCGATCCATTAAGAAAGTATATCACGCCTTTGTACATGGGGTACATGAGTTCAAGGCAGAGCTTATAAACCTGCCGATCTACGCATTAAGCAAAGGCACAACTAAGATTGACTATGCAGTAGGCAAACCTGCTAAAACGACTGTCAGCACTTTAGAGCTGTATAAATTTCATTCTTTAGTTGAATGTATTCCTGAAACGGGACGTATGCATCAGATTAGAATTCACCTTTCGCAGAGCAAGGCTCCATTGATCAACGACCAGATGTATGGAGGTGATCCTTTGTTCCTTTCACAGATCAAGAGGAAGTTCAAACTCAAAAAAGACACCGAAGAACTCCCTTTGATCAAGCGTTTCGCGTTACACGCTCATGAACTTGTTTTTGACAATTTCAAAGAGAACATCACCGTACAAGCCCCTTACCCTAAAGATATGGCTGTTTTGCGCAAACAACTGATGGCAAACAAGCGTTAA
- a CDS encoding ABC transporter permease, with protein MRLGIFLKLFAESIRFAMQVLTTNLLRTTLSLLGVTIGIMLITLVFTLVDSLEKNIKDSLDFLGSNVVTVDKFPFGDGPDPDYPWWKYFRRPNNNYAEYEFLNANLKNASAVTIVGRASSVIKKGSSSLSSTDIWGMTYEYKDVYEVAVEKGRYFTQQEIEGGRTVALIGDEVAKQLFPNEEAVGKDIKVRGYKVRVIGVMEREGESFIGTPSSDDRVFIPYKMFTKMYNIGRVFGINPSVAVKGYDNDIGLVELQNEMEGMLRKVRGLRPKDETNFALNRPEALADALGGIFDVLGIAGWVIGGFAILVGGFGIMNIMFVSVQERTKLIGIQKSLGAKNYFILFQFLFESIFLCLLGGVAGILIVYLLTFVPLGNLEVMLSTKNILLGVVVSSTIGIVSGIIPSAKAARLDPVEAMRSA; from the coding sequence ATGCGATTAGGTATTTTTCTTAAGTTGTTTGCAGAGAGTATAAGGTTTGCCATGCAGGTCTTAACCACAAACCTGCTTCGAACCACACTTTCACTATTAGGGGTTACCATTGGTATCATGCTGATCACCTTGGTTTTTACGTTAGTAGACTCCCTGGAAAAGAATATTAAAGATAGTCTTGACTTCTTAGGTTCTAATGTGGTTACTGTTGACAAATTTCCATTTGGAGACGGCCCTGATCCTGATTATCCTTGGTGGAAATATTTCAGAAGGCCTAATAACAATTACGCTGAATACGAATTTCTAAACGCCAATCTCAAAAATGCTTCTGCGGTGACCATTGTGGGCAGGGCATCTAGTGTTATCAAAAAAGGAAGTAGCAGCTTGAGTAGTACTGACATTTGGGGGATGACCTACGAATACAAAGATGTCTATGAGGTTGCAGTTGAGAAAGGAAGATATTTTACCCAACAAGAAATTGAGGGTGGAAGAACAGTAGCACTTATTGGTGATGAAGTGGCCAAACAACTCTTTCCGAATGAAGAAGCCGTAGGTAAAGACATTAAGGTCAGAGGTTACAAGGTTCGTGTGATTGGCGTAATGGAGCGAGAAGGTGAGAGCTTTATTGGAACCCCAAGTAGTGATGATCGCGTCTTCATTCCTTATAAGATGTTTACAAAAATGTACAACATTGGCCGGGTTTTCGGGATTAACCCTTCAGTAGCGGTGAAGGGTTATGATAATGACATTGGTCTGGTGGAACTTCAAAATGAGATGGAGGGGATGCTCAGGAAAGTTCGTGGTTTAAGGCCGAAAGACGAGACAAACTTTGCACTCAATAGACCAGAAGCCCTTGCTGATGCCCTTGGAGGAATTTTCGATGTTTTGGGAATTGCAGGCTGGGTAATCGGAGGTTTCGCGATCCTTGTAGGAGGCTTTGGTATTATGAACATCATGTTTGTATCTGTTCAGGAACGTACCAAACTGATCGGTATTCAGAAGTCGCTTGGAGCAAAAAATTACTTTATCCTATTCCAATTTTTATTTGAGTCGATCTTCTTATGTCTACTGGGAGGTGTAGCAGGGATTCTCATTGTCTACTTGTTGACATTTGTTCCATTAGGAAACTTGGAGGTAATGCTTTCAACGAAGAACATCCTTTTAGGTGTGGTCGTATCCAGTACGATTGGTATTGTTTCTGGAATTATTCCTTCAGCAAAAGCAGCAAGGCTTGATCCTGTGGAGGCGATGCGATCGGCATAA
- the tsf gene encoding translation elongation factor Ts, translating to MAITAQEVNKLRQMTGAGMMDCKKALVEAEGDFDKAIEILRKKGQKLSEKRADRETKEGSVFVRVSEDGTNAHLVAFTCETDFVAKNEDFQSLGNEIADAALANNPADLAALNALSLGDLTVEAKVTELLGKIGEKLAVTAYETISGEKVASYIHSNGKLGVLVAMTGAGDADVADAGKDVGMQIAAMNPVALDKDGVDSAVVEKEIEIGRDQARQEGKPEAILDKIAQGKLQKFFKENTLLSQAFVKEPKQSVAQYLDSVNKGLTVTAFKRVSIG from the coding sequence ATGGCTATTACAGCACAAGAAGTTAATAAACTAAGACAAATGACCGGTGCCGGCATGATGGATTGTAAAAAGGCATTGGTAGAAGCCGAAGGCGACTTCGATAAAGCGATTGAAATTCTTAGAAAGAAGGGCCAAAAACTTTCTGAGAAAAGAGCTGATAGAGAAACTAAAGAAGGTAGTGTATTTGTAAGAGTTAGCGAAGATGGTACTAATGCTCACTTGGTAGCATTTACTTGTGAGACTGACTTTGTTGCTAAAAACGAAGATTTCCAATCACTTGGAAATGAGATCGCTGACGCTGCATTAGCTAACAACCCTGCTGACCTTGCTGCATTGAACGCTCTAAGTCTTGGAGACCTTACTGTTGAAGCAAAGGTGACTGAGCTTTTGGGTAAAATCGGTGAGAAACTTGCTGTTACTGCATACGAAACTATCTCAGGAGAGAAAGTAGCTTCTTACATCCACTCAAATGGCAAACTAGGTGTACTAGTTGCTATGACAGGTGCTGGTGATGCTGACGTTGCTGACGCTGGTAAAGATGTGGGTATGCAAATCGCTGCAATGAACCCTGTTGCTCTTGATAAGGACGGTGTTGATTCTGCGGTTGTTGAAAAAGAAATCGAAATCGGAAGAGATCAGGCACGTCAGGAAGGTAAACCAGAGGCTATCCTTGATAAAATTGCTCAAGGTAAGCTTCAGAAGTTCTTCAAGGAGAACACATTGTTAAGCCAGGCATTCGTAAAAGAGCCTAAGCAATCTGTAGCCCAGTACCTTGATTCAGTAAACAAAGGTTTGACAGTTACAGCTTTCAAAAGAGTATCTATCGGGTAA
- the recA gene encoding recombinase RecA: MSENSEKLKALQLTIDKLEKSYGKGAVMKLSDETVVDLPSIPTGSLGLDIALGIGGIPRGRVIEIYGPESSGKTTLTLHCIAEAQKKGGLAAFIDAEHAFDRGYAEKLGVDTQNLLISQPDNGEQALEIAEHLIRSGALDIIVIDSVAALVPKAELEGEMGESKMGLQARLMSQALRKLTGTINKTGCACIFINQLREKIGVMFGNPETTTGGNALKFYSSVRLDIRRIGQIKESADNVMGNRTRVKVVKNKVAPPFKIVEFDIMYGQGISKSGEILDLGVEFEIIKKAGSWFSYNGEKLGQGRDSVKNLIEDNPELAEELENRIKAVINGEVEEASVE, translated from the coding sequence ATGAGTGAGAATTCCGAAAAACTAAAGGCATTACAATTAACAATAGACAAACTCGAAAAATCATACGGCAAAGGAGCTGTTATGAAGTTGAGTGATGAAACTGTCGTAGACCTTCCTTCTATCCCTACAGGATCGCTTGGATTGGATATAGCACTCGGAATTGGAGGAATCCCTAGAGGTCGTGTCATTGAGATATATGGCCCAGAATCATCAGGTAAAACCACTCTTACTTTACACTGTATTGCTGAAGCCCAGAAAAAAGGAGGCCTTGCTGCATTTATTGATGCGGAACATGCATTTGATAGAGGCTACGCAGAAAAACTCGGAGTTGACACTCAGAACCTGTTAATCTCTCAACCAGACAATGGTGAGCAAGCACTAGAAATTGCTGAGCATCTGATTAGGTCAGGCGCCCTAGACATCATTGTGATTGATTCAGTAGCTGCTCTGGTACCTAAGGCTGAACTTGAAGGAGAAATGGGTGAAAGCAAGATGGGACTTCAAGCCCGCTTGATGTCTCAAGCCCTTAGAAAGCTTACAGGAACAATCAACAAAACTGGTTGTGCTTGTATCTTCATTAACCAACTCAGAGAAAAGATTGGTGTGATGTTCGGTAATCCTGAAACTACTACAGGTGGTAACGCATTGAAGTTTTATTCTTCGGTAAGACTTGACATTCGAAGAATTGGCCAGATCAAAGAAAGTGCTGACAATGTCATGGGTAACCGCACAAGAGTTAAAGTGGTGAAAAACAAAGTAGCTCCTCCGTTCAAGATTGTTGAGTTCGATATTATGTATGGTCAGGGTATTTCCAAATCTGGTGAGATTCTTGACCTTGGAGTTGAATTTGAAATCATTAAGAAAGCTGGATCATGGTTCTCTTATAATGGAGAGAAATTAGGACAAGGACGTGATTCCGTGAAGAATTTGATCGAAGACAATCCTGAGCTAGCAGAAGAGCTCGAAAACAGAATAAAAGCCGTAATCAACGGAGAAGTAGAGGAAGCTTCTGTCGAATAA
- a CDS encoding DUF3108 domain-containing protein yields MAFVRKTGKFKMRLFFSILFLAAFHLTFAQDYALTDDMPFKPGERLEMKASIGFVKAAEATFSVSDIIYTINDRPTWKIDINARTSGIFDFFSPVRDNWGTYYDTEQLIPQRFYRYIREGRFRKNEILYFHHDRDSVTVNKLHKETKRLERTEEYAIPHNVQDMVTGYYYLRSIDFNKLKVGEIITIQTFFDEKEQPFRVKFTGREVIKTKFGKVKSVVLVPIIEKDSLFEEDNTLKVWLSDDLNKVPLKFQAKIYVGYLRVELKKAENLKHPMAIVE; encoded by the coding sequence ATGGCATTTGTCAGAAAGACAGGAAAGTTTAAAATGAGACTATTTTTTTCTATCCTATTCTTGGCAGCTTTTCACCTAACCTTTGCTCAAGATTATGCCCTGACAGATGATATGCCCTTTAAACCAGGTGAACGCCTGGAAATGAAGGCATCTATTGGGTTTGTAAAAGCGGCTGAAGCTACTTTTAGTGTGAGTGATATCATTTACACGATTAACGATCGCCCGACCTGGAAAATTGACATCAATGCACGGACTTCTGGTATCTTCGATTTCTTCTCGCCAGTCAGAGATAATTGGGGTACCTATTATGATACCGAACAGCTGATTCCTCAACGTTTCTACCGATACATAAGAGAAGGTCGCTTTAGAAAAAACGAGATCCTCTACTTTCATCACGATCGTGATTCGGTGACTGTTAATAAGTTGCATAAGGAAACGAAACGACTTGAGCGGACAGAGGAGTATGCCATACCGCATAATGTTCAGGATATGGTGACTGGGTACTATTACCTAAGGTCAATCGATTTTAACAAGCTCAAAGTTGGTGAGATTATCACCATCCAGACTTTTTTTGATGAGAAAGAACAACCTTTTCGAGTGAAGTTTACGGGTAGAGAAGTAATCAAGACCAAGTTTGGTAAAGTCAAATCAGTTGTCCTTGTACCGATTATTGAAAAAGACAGTCTCTTTGAGGAGGACAATACTTTGAAAGTCTGGCTTTCAGATGACCTCAATAAGGTTCCGCTTAAGTTTCAAGCAAAGATATACGTGGGTTATTTGCGCGTTGAGCTCAAGAAAGCCGAAAACCTAAAGCATCCTATGGCGATTGTTGAGTGA
- the rpsB gene encoding 30S ribosomal protein S2 produces the protein MSKITNKDLLDAGVHFGHLTRKWDPRMAPYIFMEKNGIHIIDLNKTLSSLEEASNAVKNIVRSGRKVMFVATKKQARAIVSEEAQRLNMPFVTERWLGGMLTNFATMRKSLKKLSGIDKLMKDESFKALAKRERLMKTREKAKLEKLLGGISDLTRLPAALFVIDVKREHIAVAEAKKLNIPVFALCDTNSDPTKADFAIPGNDDAFKSIEIITRAFGKAIEEGLSARKEDKEERERERAEEEKKAADQQTEKQEA, from the coding sequence ATGTCAAAAATTACTAACAAAGACTTACTTGATGCTGGTGTTCACTTTGGGCACTTGACGAGAAAGTGGGATCCTCGTATGGCACCTTACATCTTCATGGAGAAGAATGGTATCCATATTATTGATCTTAACAAAACCCTTAGCAGCCTCGAAGAAGCATCAAACGCTGTTAAGAACATCGTCCGTTCTGGAAGAAAGGTGATGTTTGTCGCTACTAAGAAACAAGCGAGAGCTATCGTTTCTGAAGAAGCACAAAGACTAAACATGCCATTCGTTACAGAAAGATGGTTAGGTGGTATGTTAACCAACTTTGCTACCATGAGAAAGTCTCTCAAGAAATTGTCAGGTATTGACAAGTTGATGAAAGACGAAAGCTTCAAAGCACTTGCTAAGCGTGAGCGTTTGATGAAGACTCGTGAGAAAGCAAAACTAGAAAAACTATTAGGTGGTATTTCTGACCTGACTAGACTTCCAGCTGCACTTTTCGTGATCGATGTAAAGAGAGAGCATATTGCAGTAGCAGAAGCTAAGAAGTTGAATATCCCGGTTTTTGCACTTTGCGATACTAACTCTGACCCAACCAAGGCTGACTTTGCTATCCCTGGTAATGATGATGCTTTCAAGTCAATTGAAATTATCACCAGAGCTTTCGGAAAAGCGATCGAAGAAGGATTGTCTGCTCGTAAAGAAGACAAAGAGGAGAGAGAAAGAGAGAGAGCTGAGGAAGAAAAGAAAGCTGCTGATCAGCAGACTGAAAAACAAGAAGCATAA
- the rplM gene encoding 50S ribosomal protein L13, with amino-acid sequence MDTLSYKTKSTNNATADKQWVLVDAANSKALGRLASEVAKMIRGKHKPGYTPHVDCGDNVIVINCDKVKLTGKKWTDRVYLSYTGYPGGQKATTPRQLKEKSSTLLVERAVRGMLPKNRLGRSLFNNLYVYEGAEHPHEAQQPTVKEL; translated from the coding sequence GTGGATACACTAAGTTATAAGACAAAATCGACCAACAATGCAACTGCAGATAAGCAGTGGGTCTTGGTTGATGCCGCCAACTCAAAAGCATTGGGACGTTTGGCAAGTGAGGTAGCTAAAATGATTAGAGGCAAGCATAAGCCAGGCTACACTCCGCATGTTGATTGTGGAGACAATGTAATCGTAATCAATTGCGACAAAGTGAAGTTGACAGGAAAGAAGTGGACAGACAGAGTGTACCTTTCTTATACTGGCTACCCAGGTGGTCAAAAAGCAACTACACCTAGACAGTTGAAAGAGAAATCTTCTACACTTTTAGTGGAAAGAGCTGTAAGAGGTATGTTGCCTAAGAATAGATTGGGAAGAAGTCTTTTCAACAATCTATATGTATATGAAGGAGCTGAGCACCCACATGAGGCTCAACAACCAACAGTAAAAGAATTATAA
- a CDS encoding mechanosensitive ion channel family protein, translating to MDIDFEKYYDQGVELIMQRGPKIILAILVLIIGLRLIKFAVKLINKGFEARNIDVTLRPFISNLINWILKVLLIVTVADMIGIENTSFVAIIGAAGLAVGFALQGTLANFAGGVLILIFKPFKVGDLIEGQGHLGVVEEIEIFVTKILTPDNRLVIIPNGSLSNGSLKNLTAKDSVRVDLTIGIAYDEDVKLARTLLVEVMKNHEKVVAEPAPFVGVAELADSAINLAVRPWCNPADYWDVYFDILEGSKDALDKAGITIPFPQRDVHLYQHNE from the coding sequence ATGGATATCGATTTCGAAAAATATTACGATCAGGGAGTTGAGCTGATCATGCAACGTGGCCCAAAAATTATACTGGCCATTCTGGTTTTAATTATTGGTCTCAGGCTAATAAAATTCGCAGTCAAACTTATTAACAAAGGATTCGAGGCCCGCAACATTGACGTTACGCTTCGTCCATTTATCTCAAACCTCATTAACTGGATTTTAAAGGTCCTATTGATTGTGACCGTTGCCGATATGATCGGTATAGAGAATACGTCATTTGTCGCAATCATTGGAGCTGCTGGTCTTGCGGTAGGCTTTGCACTTCAGGGAACACTGGCCAACTTCGCAGGTGGTGTACTCATCCTTATATTCAAACCCTTTAAAGTAGGAGACCTTATTGAAGGCCAAGGCCATCTGGGTGTGGTAGAAGAGATCGAGATCTTCGTGACTAAAATTCTAACTCCTGATAATCGGTTAGTCATTATTCCTAACGGATCATTGTCCAACGGAAGTTTAAAGAACCTCACTGCAAAGGACAGTGTAAGGGTAGACCTTACCATTGGCATCGCCTATGATGAGGATGTAAAACTTGCCAGAACACTCCTAGTGGAAGTAATGAAGAACCATGAGAAGGTTGTAGCCGAACCAGCTCCATTTGTGGGTGTTGCAGAGCTGGCCGACAGTGCCATTAACCTAGCCGTTCGTCCATGGTGTAACCCAGCTGATTATTGGGATGTCTACTTCGATATTTTAGAAGGCTCCAAAGATGCGCTGGACAAAGCAGGCATTACTATTCCTTTCCCTCAGAGAGATGTGCACTTGTACCAGCATAATGAATAA
- a CDS encoding sensor histidine kinase, with amino-acid sequence MFLNSRVVALVLAVVVAIVTTAFLSLVPDVSEQGLLVTALLSFAATYLLVYITFEFLVFKEIGEIYKVLNKMRKKDFSFIDAGDASDTNNPLKRINREIYTYGVNRNKEIEDLRKLEAFRREFLADVSHELKTPVFAAQGFVHTLLDGAVDDKKVRKKFLKRAAKSLDNLDALIHDLLTLSQIETGEIKMHMEHFDIVRTAHEVIDQLENKVEKKGLTIGFDREYSEPIFVHADAERIYRVLMNLVSNSVKYTDNGNIEVGIETEENEVKVFIRDTGVGIPPEDLSRIFERFFRVDKSRSKEGGGTGLGLAIVKHILEAHETQVNVTSTVKKGSIFSFKLPIGQSTQEMEEEARLELELLEQEDA; translated from the coding sequence ATGTTTTTAAATTCCAGAGTCGTTGCATTGGTCTTAGCAGTAGTCGTTGCTATTGTAACCACTGCGTTTTTATCTCTGGTGCCGGATGTTTCTGAGCAAGGTCTTTTAGTGACCGCATTATTATCCTTCGCGGCCACCTACCTATTAGTTTACATTACTTTTGAGTTTTTAGTCTTTAAAGAAATAGGAGAGATATATAAGGTGTTGAATAAAATGAGGAAGAAGGATTTCTCTTTTATTGATGCCGGTGACGCCTCTGACACCAACAACCCTTTAAAGCGCATCAATCGAGAAATCTATACCTATGGGGTTAATCGAAACAAGGAGATAGAAGACCTCAGGAAATTGGAGGCTTTCAGACGAGAGTTCTTGGCAGATGTGAGTCATGAGTTAAAAACGCCTGTTTTTGCGGCACAGGGATTTGTACATACCTTATTAGATGGTGCTGTTGACGATAAGAAAGTCCGTAAGAAGTTTCTGAAACGAGCAGCAAAGAGTTTGGATAATCTTGATGCTTTGATTCATGACCTGCTCACACTATCGCAAATAGAAACGGGTGAAATCAAAATGCACATGGAGCATTTTGATATTGTGCGAACCGCGCATGAGGTTATCGATCAACTTGAAAATAAAGTTGAAAAGAAGGGGCTCACAATTGGCTTTGATAGAGAATACAGTGAACCCATATTCGTACATGCAGATGCGGAGCGCATTTACCGTGTACTCATGAACCTTGTGTCAAATTCTGTCAAGTATACCGACAATGGGAATATAGAGGTTGGCATAGAGACTGAAGAAAATGAAGTTAAGGTTTTCATCCGTGATACGGGAGTGGGGATTCCTCCTGAGGACCTAAGTCGAATTTTCGAGAGATTTTTCAGAGTTGATAAGTCAAGATCCAAAGAAGGTGGTGGCACAGGGTTGGGACTTGCTATTGTGAAGCACATACTGGAAGCACACGAGACTCAGGTCAATGTGACTAGTACAGTGAAGAAAGGCTCGATTTTTAGTTTTAAACTGCCTATCGGTCAAAGTACTCAAGAAATGGAAGAGGAGGCCCGACTGGAACTTGAGTTGCTAGAACAAGAAGACGCTTAG